Proteins from a single region of Zonotrichia leucophrys gambelii isolate GWCS_2022_RI chromosome 17, RI_Zleu_2.0, whole genome shotgun sequence:
- the ENTPD2 gene encoding ectonucleoside triphosphate diphosphohydrolase 2: MARRLAALLLLLALGCLLGILLLLLGSGDTRGPPGFKYGIVLDAGSSHTAMFIYKWPADKENDTGVVSEHSMCDVEGPGISSYSSNPLAAGTSLEHCLSQALRDVPKEKHAGTPLYLGATAGMRLLNIADPQASDAVLRAVAATLKTHPFDFRGAKILSGEEEGVFGWVTANYLLENFIKRGWLGEWIQPQKKTLGAMDFGGASTQITFETRDTIENPRNEVMLKLYGQAYKVYTHSFLCYGRDQVLKRLLSKFLQAERYQETVSHSCWPMGYNKSLLLSSIYDSPCTEKERPSLALNTTVTLVGTGNGNLCTLHVSKLFDFTNCSFSHCSFDGVFQPKVSGNFIAFSAFFYTVDFIQTVMGRPVHLPSDLKDAAETICATSWSELLLKAPKLEKRLPDYCAISTFVYLLTTKGYSFNNHSFPNIAFQKKAGETSIGWALGYMLNLTNMIPAEKPSSHKSMLYNYWVILILLFVVTTLTSLVTAICLLRHSKSSII; this comes from the exons TACGGCATCGTGCTGGACGCTGGGTCCTCCCACACCGCCATGTTCATCTACAAGTGGCCTGCAGACAAGGAGAATGACACCGGGGTGGTCAGCGAGCACAGCATGTGTGATGTGGAGG GTCCTGGCATTTCCAGCTACAGCTCAAACCCTCTGGCGGCTGGGACAAGCTTGGAGCACTGCCTGAGCCAGGCCCTGAGAGATGTGCCCAAGGAGAAGCATGCAGGCACCCCACTTTACCTGGGTGCCACGGCTGGCATGCGTCTGCTCAA CATTGCGGACCCACAGGCGTCGGACGCTgtcctcagagctgtagcagccaCACTGAAGACACACCCCTTTGATTTCCGGGGAGCAAAGATCCTGtcaggggaagaggaaggggtCTTTGGCTGGGTCACTGCCAACTATCTCCTGGAGAACTTCATCAAG CGTGGATGGCTCGGAGAATGGATCCAGCCTCAGAAGAAGACCCTGGGGGCCATGGACTTTGGAGGTGCTTCCACACAGATCACCTTTGAAACCAGGGACACGATTGAAAACCCCAGAAATGAGGTGATGCTGAAACTGTATGGCCAGGCATACAAAGTGTACACACACAGCTTCCTCTGCTATGGGAGGGACCAGGTCCTCAAGAGGCTGCTCTCCAAGTTCCTCCAG GCTGAGCGCTACCAAGAAACTGTCTCCCATTCCTGCTGGCCTATGGGCTACAACAAGAGCCTGTTGCTGAGCAGCATCTATGACAGCCCCTGCACGGAGAAGGAGAGACCAAGCCTTGCCCTCAACACCACCGTTACCTTGGTcggcactgggaatgggaacctCTGCACTCTGCATGTCAGCAAGCTCTTTGATTTCACCAACTGCTCCTTCTCCCACTGCTCCTTTGATGGTGTTTTCCAGCCGAAGGTTTCAGGAAACTTCATT GCCTTCTCTGCCTTCTTCTACACTGTGGATTTCATACAGACTGTGATGGGAAGACCCGTGCACCTGCCCAGTGACCTGAAGGATGCTGCAGAGACCATCTGCGCCACCAGCTGGAGTGAG ctgctcctgaaagCCCCAAAGCTGGAGAAGAGGCTGCCAGATTACTGTGCCATCAGCACATTTGTGTATTTGCTCACCACCAAAGGCTACAGCTTCAACAACCACTCCTTCCCCAACATTGCCTTCCAGAAGAAG GCAGGAGAAACCTCCATTGGCTGGGCCCTGGGCTACATGCTGAACCTCACCAACATGATCCCAGCAGAGAAGCCCTCCTCCCACAAGAGCATGCTGTATAATTACTGGGTCATCCTCATCCTGCTCTTCGTGGTCACCACCCTGACATCCCTGGTGACTGCTATCTGCCTGCTCCGGCACAGCAAGTCCAGCATAATCtga